The window CTGAACTTCCGCGCCATGTAGGGCTGCCGCCGGACCGGATCGTGGAGCCGTACGACCACACCTGGAAGAACCCGGGGAGCATCACCACCGAGGACCTGCGCAGCCAGGCAGCCGAGATGGGACTCGCCGGCGTCGACGTCATCCTGCTCACCCCGGCGAGTAGACCCGCCACGCCGCCGCCGTCTGGGCGCTCGCCCACACCCTGCTGATCCGCCTGGGGATCGGCGGACAGCGCGGACGGCTGACCGCCCCGCGCGAAGATGCCCAGATGTACACCACCGCCGCGTAACCCGCCACACCCACTTGGAGCACCGTGAAGATCACCGTCGAAGGGGCCTCGGAGGAGTTCGAGCGCGAACTCCTCGACCTCGTCGCTGAGCACCGCCACGACTCGCCGTCACCGCGGACACCGAGTGGACGGTCGAGCGTGCCGAACGCTACCTCCGCCTGCTGACGGCAACTTCGACGATGAGAGCGACGACGAGGCAAATCCCCGTGCACCTTCCGATGAGCGGGGACCTGATCGAGATTTGCGCAGGTGGTGGTGGGGTTTACCTTGGTGCCGAAAGTATGCGTGTTAAGAGTTTCGTCTCTCTCAGAGTCCAAGCGTCTTCCCAGGTGGAGGCGCTCCAGGCCGCATTGTGGGCCCGCAGTCTGTGATGGACGCGGCAAAAGTGTGGGGGGCCGCGCTTATGCTCAGTGCGAGGGTTCGCCGGGAACGCCGATGAGCCCCGCTGTTGAACCTTTGCTTTGGACGGCCGGGTTCAGACAGGGGGCTCATCAGGTGGTTCGGGCAACTCGCGACTTGATGAATCCCGAGTTCTCTGAGGAGAGAAGTGCCCAACCGCATTCACGAATGTACCTCGCGTGTCAGTTGCATGTGTGGTTCCGCCGCTGAGGAACAGCTGGCAGTGCCGCCCGTAGCGTTGATCTCGTCGCGCGCCGCACTGGTCTGCGTCATCGCGATCCTCTTCGGTGCGGCCGGGGGGTGGCTCACCTTCCTCGCCGGTGACAACGTGCCGGCTGCCGTGCTGGCCGGTCTGAGTGTGACCGGTCTCGCCGTACCGAAGCTGCACACCCACATCGGCCGCTGAGGGTACCTGAGGCTCCGCCGACTGCCAGAAGTCATCGGTGGGGCCGCAGGCTCGCGGGATCAACACTCCCCGTGGGGCAATGCCGATCCGCCCTGACCAACGAAGGGGAAAGCACGTGGACGCAGCATTAGCTGGCCTGGTCGGAACCGTGGCAGGAGCCCTGGCGGGCGCTTTCGGCAGCTGGCTGGCCCAGCGAGCACAGCTTCGTCTGCAACGGGAGAGCTTGGCGCACCAAGAGAGTATCCGGTGGGTGGACGACAAGTGGACCCTCCACCGCGACCTGCTGATCGCCTTGCGCAACTGGCGTGACTGCCTCATGCACCTGTGGCAGGAAGGGAACCGTGAGGGTCTCCACGACGCCCGTGCGACGGCCTACCGGCTTGGGGTGGGAGCAGGCCTGATCGCCCAGCCGGGCACGCGAATCGCGATCAAGGAAGCGCGTAAGGGCCTCCTCGCCGGGCAGGCCGCGATGGCACGGCAACAAGTCCCGCAAGACGCCACCGATCCGTGCAGCGAGGCGAAGCCGCTCCTCACTGCCCTGGAGGAAGCTCTCCACGTGGAACCTTCCTGGGCTGACCGTAGCGCGGCCGCAGAGCCATGAGCTGATCACTTCCAGGCAGAATCACTCCGCCCGACCATGGGAGAAACCACAGTGTCGTCCCCCCGCTCAGACCGATACGAGAACGTGCCCACCGCCTCGGTGTACGACACCTTCGCTGAACTGGCCACCCAGCTCACCGGTCGCTACATCCGTCTCTCCGATACCGCACCGTCTGCCGCAGAGCGCGATCAGTGGTGGCAGAAGGTGCTGGAACTACGCGACACCAAGCGCGCAGTGCCTGCCTACGACCGCGCCGCGCTGATGGCTCACATCAGCCAGTGGGAGGCGGAATTGGCCCGGCTCCAGGGCGATCACCGTGGCTGAGGCCCGGGAGGACTACTACCTCCCCGAGGAAGAGCTGCGGCGCCACTTCGACGAGAGGGTCCGTGACTTCGTGTTCTCCGGCTACGCCCCCCAGGACCGGCCGGTGCTGATCCTGGTGGGCGGGCAGCCCGCCGCCGGGAAGAGCCAGGCGATGGCGGGCGCCGAGCAGCGCCACGCCGGCAGTCAGCTCGTCCCCCTCACCGGGGACGAGCTTCGGGCCTTCCACCCCCGGTACGCGGAGCTTCTCGCCGACCATCCGCTGCTCTTCCCGGACGCGACCGGCCAGGCGTCCGGCGCCTGGGTGCGGATGCCGGCAGCCGGTGGGCGATCGAGGAATGCTTCCAGGCAGCGAAGAACGAATGCGGCCTGGACGAGTACGAAGTCCGCCACTACCCCGGCCGCCCAGGCCGCCGTGGAGGCCGTGGAAGGGGCTGCGGAAACGGCTCAGCCCTCGCCCCCCTCACCGTGGCGGAGATCCGACGGCTCCTGGACACTCACCTGCCGCACTCCGGAGCCGACCACGATCCCGTCACCCACGCACTGAACTGGTCCGCCTGGAGAAGACGCCACCAGGCCATCGCCCGCCCCTGCCACTACCAAAAACGCAGCGCAGGACACGAACCGCTGCTGGAGTACTAGGGGCCCGAGCGGCTCCGCCCGTCGCGTTTGGGCCCTGTCAGTCGTGTCGCGGAGAATGGGGGCGGTGGGTTCGGTGGTGGGCTCGCGGCGGGGCGGATGCGGATGGAGGCGTGCCGGATGGCGGTATGGGACGACCTGGTGGGCCAGGAGCGGGTGATCGGGCAGCTCGACGCGGCCGCCCGCGACGCCGACGCCTACGTGACGGCGGCGGCCTCCGGAAGCCCGCTGCCCGAGGCGTCCCGGATGACGCACGCCTGGCTGTTCACCGGGCCGCCCGGCGCGGGCCGGGCGGACGCGGCGCGGGCCTTCGCCGCCGCCCTCCAGTGCACCAGCCCGGACCGGGCCCTGCCGGGCGGCGCCCCTGGCTGCGGCTTCTGCGACGGCTGCCACACCAGCCTCATCGGCACCCACGCCGACGTGGACGTCGTCCGTACCGACCTGCTCTCCATCGGCGTGAAGGAGACCCGCGACCTGGTCCGCCGCTCCCAGATGTCGCCCGCCGGCGGCCGCTGGCAGGTGATCGTCCTGGAGGACGCCGACCGCCTCACGGAAGGCGCGGGGAACGTCCTGCTCAAGGCGGTCGAGGAGCCCGCCTCGCGGACCGTCTGGCTGCTCTGCGCCCCGTCGCTGGAGGACGTGCTGCCGACGATCCGCTCGCGTTCCCGGCACCTGTCGCTGCGTACGCCGCCGGTGGAGGCCGTCGCCGACATCCTGGTCCGGCGTGACGGGGTCGACCCGGCGCTGGCGGCCTCCGTCGCCCGGGCCACACAGGGGCACATCGACCGGGCCCGGCGTCTGGCCACCGACGAGCGGGCCCGCCTGCGTCGTGCCGCCGTCCTCAAGCTGCCACTGCGCGTCGGCGACGTGGGCGCGGGGCTGCGGGCCGCACAGGAGCTGATCGACGCGGCGAGCGAGGACTCCAAGCAGGCGGCCACCGAGACCGACGAGAAGGAGACCGAGGCGCTGCGGGCCGCCCTCGGTGGGCAGAGCGGCGGCCGGATGCCCCGTGGCACGGCCGGGGCCATGAAGGAGCTGGAGGAGAAGCAGAAGCGCCGACGCACCCGTTCCCAGCGTGACAGCCTCGACCTGGCCCTGGTCGACCTCACGAGCTTCTACCGCGACGTGCTCACGCTCCAGTTCGGCTCGTCCCCCCAGGCCGTCGCCAACGTCGAGCTGCGCGACGCCCTGGAGCGGATCGCCGAGGAGAGCACCCCGGCCGCCACCCTCCGCCGCATCGAGGCCATCGCCGCCTGCCGCGACGCCCTCGACCGGAACGTCGCGCCCCTCCTCGCGGTGGAGGCGATGGCGATGGCGCTCCGGGCCGGATAGCGCGTCACGCCCCCGCGGCCCCGCAGACCGTGCGAGGCCCTCCCTCACCGTCGCCCGGACGAGTGGTTTGGCCGTCCCGGAGCCCAGAACGAAGGGCCTCCCCGCCCCACCCTTTGTCACTGACCGTAGTCGCGTCGGTTCCGCGCGTTAGAGTCGGCCGCATGGAGAACCGCCGACCCCACCTCGCTCCCCTCCGCTCACCCCGCCGGGTGGTGACGGCCGTGCTCGCCGCCGCGGCCGTCGCCCTCGTGCCGGCGTGCAGTGCGGAGAGCACCACGGCGGACGCCTCCGGTGACACCGTCCTCGCCGCCCTGCCCAAAGCGGTCCCCGAGGCGCTCGCCCCCTTCTACGGCCAGCGGCCGGCCTGGCGGACCTGCGAAGGCGCCGGGAAGGAGGAGTTCCAGTGCGCCACCCTCAAGGCGCCCCTGGACTACGACGACCCGGCGGCCGGCACCCTCGACCTCGCGCTCTCCCGCAAGAAGGCGACCGGCCCCGGCTCCCGCCTCGGCTCGCTCCTCGTCAATCCGGGCGGCCCCGGCGGTTCCGCCATCGGTTACCTCCAGTCGTACGCGGCCCTCGGTTATCCGGCGCCGGTCCGCGCCCGGTACGACATGGTCGCCGTCGACCCGCGCGGCGTAGCCGACAGCGAGCCCGTCACCTGCCTCGACGGCCCGGCGATGGACGCCCACACCGCCACCGACACCACCCCGGACACCCCGGCCGAGCGGCGGGCGCTCGTCTCCGCCTTCCAGAAGTACGGCAAGGGCTGCCAGGCCGACGCCGGCAAGACCCTCGGCCATGTCTCCACCATCGAGTCCGCCCGCGATCTCGACCTCGCCCGCTCCGCCCTCGGCGACAAGAAGCTGACCTACGTCGGCGCCTCGTACGGGACCTTCCTCGGCGCGACCTACGCCGGGCTGTACCCGCACCGCGTAGGCCGGCTGGTCCTCGACGGCGCCATGGACCCGACCCTCGACGCCCGGCGGCTCAACCTCGAACAGACCGCCGGCTTCGACACCGCGTTCACCGCCTTCGCCGAGGACTGCGCCCGGCGCAAGGACTGCCCCCTCGGCACCGGCGGCCCCACGAGCGCCGGCCGGAACCTCACCGCCTTCTTCGACGAACTCGACGCCGACCCGCTCCCCACCGGTCAGGGCCGCGCCCTCACCGAGTCCCTCGCCACCATGGGCGTCGTCGCCGCCCTCTACGACGAGGCCGGCTGGCCCCAGCTCCGTACCGCGCTGACCAGCGCCGTCAAGGACCGCGACGGCAACGCCCTGCTCGCCCTCTCCGACCTCTACCACGAGCGCGACGCCGACGGCGGCTACCAGAACCTCATGTCGGCCAACGCCGCCGTCAACTGCCTCGACCTCCCCCCGGCCTTCGCCGATCCGGACGAGGTCGAGGCGGCCCTGCCAGAGTTCCGCAAGGCGTCCCCGGTCTTCGGCGAGGGCTTCGCCTGGTCCGCGCTGAACTGCGCCCAGTGGCCCACCCCCGCCACCTCGGGACCGCACCGCATCGAGGCGTCCGGCGCCGCCCCGATCGTCGTGGTCGGCACCACCCGCGACCCCGCGACCCCGTACCGCTGGGCCGAAGGACTTGCCTCCCAGCTCGACTCCGCCACCCTCCTCACCTACGACGGCGACGGCCACACCGCCTTCGGCCGGGGCAGCGACTGCGTCGACACTGCCATCAACACCTACCTCCTCGAGGGCACCCCGCCGGACGACGGCACCCGCTGCTGACCCGGACCGGGCCGCACGGCCGCCCCGGTCCGAGGCACACCGCGGAACCCTGTAGACTGAACGTCGCTGCAGATGCGAACCTCTTCCCCGGAGACGGGCCCGGAGAGGCTCCTTCCTGCAGCTTGCCGCCTTAGCTCAGATGGCCAGAGCAACGCACTCGTAATGCGTAGGTCTCGGGTTCGAATCCCGAAGGCGGCTCAGAAGAACCCCAGGTCACATTCCCCGTGACCTGGGGTTTCTATTGTTTGGGCATGGCGTGTCACACGGTCGGGTTGCCGTGATGTTGTCTGCGTGAGCGGAGCCGCTCGGGACCTACCTCGTGGGCTCGCGGCGTGTGGCCTTTCGGTGGACGTGAAACGGTCGCTGCGTTGTCAGACCGTTCGTCTTGGGGCCTCCGCCGAAGGCGCGCACGCCAAGGACCCGCCCCGGCCACGGGCTCTCGCTGCGGGGGGACAGCGGGCGCCAGCGTGACCGGGGCGGGGGCTTAATTACGCGGAAGAGCCTGCTCTTGGCCCCGATGCCTGCCGGTTCTCTTGCCAGAGGCCGACTGCCCCACCTCGGCGGATTCGCTCGGCCGGGTGGAGCGGGCCGGGCGGTTCTCGTTGAAGAAGGATTGCCAGACCCGTTCCTGCAGCGCGCCGATGCAGGCGCCGCACGCGTACATCGGGGCCTGGGCCCCGGCGACTCTGGCTGGGCCGATCCACAGGACGCGCGTCCACCGCTGCCCGCAGTAGAGCCAGCAGAGGCCGTCGACCCACTCGTTGCCGTCGTCGGTGGCCGCCGGTGAGGGCAGTCCTCCCCGGGCGAACTCGGCGATCCCGGGAACACCCTGTGCTGTAGGGCGACTTCCGTCAGCATCGCTCGTCTCCCTCCCCGATCAACGGTCCTGGGCCGTGGGAGAAGCGTCCTTCTGCTTCCCAGCTTCGGAGAACAGGAGCGTGGGTTCGGCGAGGATGTCGCGGCCGGACTCGCTCTTGTAGATCTCGTCGACGCTGCCGAACCGGGCCTCGGAGTAGTCGAGGTCCAGCAGGGCGGCGGCCTGGCGTACCGATGCCTCGTCGGGTCCTTCGATCTCCAGGAAGGTGGGCAGGTCGGGCCAGGTGTCGAAGTCGAAGGCGACCTCACCCAGGCGCCATTCCTCGCGGTAGTTCTCCTGGTACCGGACCTCGGTGAGGCCGACCCGGCGCAGGATGTCGGCCATGGCGTGCAGGTCGGTGACCTCGGTTTCGATCTCCTTGGTGCCGTCGATCGTCGTTGCGTCGGTGACCTGCTTGAGCGTGAGCGTCGAGCGGGTGCCCTCGTCCCGCAGACGGATCCAGGCTCCACCGTCGAGGGAGTCGTTCTCGAAGATCTTGCGGGTGAGGAGCGTGCGGGGGAATGCCTGGACCGCATTGAGGGCGCTCAGTTTGTTCTGGAGGCCGGCGACGTCGACGGCCAGGAACTTGGCCTCGTATTCGTGCTTCATGGGGTCTTCTCTCAGAAGTGGTCGGTGAGGGTTGATGTCCGGGCCGCGAGCAGGAGGCCCATGCGGTGGGTGTGGTCGTGCAGCTGGCCGACGTGGGCGCGCTCCGTGAACTCAGTGGTGCGCAGGGTGAGCAGGACCTCCCAGTCGCCGATGAAGTGGGGGTGAAGGCGTTCCGGGGAGGTGTAGTGCTCGATCATGTGGTGGCGTCTTTCGACGGGCATCATGAACTCCGCGCCGAAGATGCCGCCTGGGCGAACCAGGCGCTGCATACGGTCGACGAACTCGCCGAGCGGGCGGTGGTGGTTGGCACTGTAGTGCCACGAGCAGCTCGTCCAGACCGCGTCGCACTGCAGGCCCAGGGGCTCGCCGTTCAGGAAATCGTCCTCAACAACCTCTACGCGGTCGTGGAGTTCTTCGAGCTTCAGGCGATCGATCAGTCCCAACGCGTGGGCCTGGCTGTCACCCGGGAGGTGGACGTCGCCCCCGTGGAGGGCGACCGCGTCGCGTTCGATGGCGACGACGCGGTAGCCGGCGGCGGCGAGGGGCAGGACGAACTTGCCGTCGCTCGCGCCGACCACCGCGACGGTGGCGTCAGGGGCGACACGTTCCCGCAACGTGGCGAGGAACTGCGGGAAGAACGTGAGGGTGTGCTCCCACAGGCTCTGAGTCTGCATGGGGGTGCGCTCCTTGCGTATCGGTATCCATGATCACTCGGAGGACCTCGTCGGGGCTGCGCCCCGTGGTGTCGACGCGATGCATCGGGAACGGAGGCGTAGGCGTCCGTCACCCGGTCCGTAGCGGTCTCGATCAGTGAGTCCCACCGCGACACCGGCTTGTTCCGCCCAGCGAGTCGACGTTGTCTCTCGTCGTCGTCGCAGACGAGGTGGTAGGTAGCGGGTGTCGGCAGCCAGCTCGGCAGGGTGATACCGAGTTGTGCCCCCAGGGCCCGGTGAGTGGTGAGGCACCGGGCGAAGTAGCTCTCGACGACGACCGGGACGCCGGCGTCGAGGTGGTGCTGGATCTCCTCGGCCGCGGTGAACAGGCCCGAGAGGTAGAAGCACATCCGTGCCTCTACATTCGTCCGCTCGTCCAGCGCCTGTCTGAGCGGCTGGTAGGGCAGCGGGACGGTAGCGACGAGGACGGCCTGTCGGGCGGCGGCGAGCATGGGCGCCAGGGTGGATTTGCCGGTGCCGCGTAACCCCTCCAGGCTCTCGAAGCGTGGGTGATCAGGCACGGCCGTACACCACGTCCGGTACCGCGAGGGTGAGTTCGTCGACGGACGAGGGCTTGTGGACGATGCGTCCTGCCGCCTTCTCGTACCAGAAGGCGTGCGCGTCCTTGCCCACGGCCTTGCAGGACATGGTCAGCGCACCGCGCGGGTCGACCTCGATGCGGTCGATTTCGCGAGGACCGTCGGAGGGCGCGCACACCTGCGGGGCACCGTCCTCGGAGAGGTCCTCGTCGACGATCACCTCCAAGGGCAGATCGGCTGACGCCAGCTCGTCCCGGAGCCGCCCGTAGGCGGAAGGGGAGGTGACCAGCAGCTCGGGATGATCGGCGGCGTTGCCGACCGGCCGCAGGTGGTGGAGCTTGAGCTGCCGGACCCCGAGCTGCGCCAAGGCCCTTCCGAGGGGCAGGACTTCGGCGATGTTCCGCGAGGTGACGGTCATGGTCGCACCGGTCGGAACGCCGAGATCCCGAGCCAGCCGGAGCGCCTCCAGGGCGCTCTTGTAGCTGCCCTGCTTTCGGATGCCGTCGTTGGTCGACCCGACGCCCTCCAGCGAAACCCTGAGCAGGTCCAGGGAGGGGGCGATCTCGGTCAGACGGCGCTCGATCCGGTACCCGTTGGTGCAGATCTCGACGCGCAGGCCCAGTTCCTCCTTGGCGTGGCGGACGACCTGCGCGAGGTCCCGGTGGACGAAGGGCTCTCCGCCAAGCAGGGTCACTGCCTCGGTGCCGTACTCGTCCCGCATCAGGGTGAGAAGACCCGCGGCTTCGTCGACGGTGAAGGCGTCGGCGTACTGAAGCCGCTTGCCGTGGAAGCAGTGCAGGCACGTGAAGTTGCAGCGGTAGAGCAGCTGCAGGTACAGCATGCGGATCTTCTTGATCCCGGTGACTTCCTCGATCACGTCGGCTCCTTCGGCTGATTGCCTGGTGGGAGCCTGATAGTGGCCTTCTGCTCGGGGACCTCGACACCGCGTTCGGGGACGGTCCAAGGACGTCCTGGGACGTCTTCAGTGACCTGCGAAGGACTCCAGAATGCCGAGGACACGCTTCGTGTCCGACAGGTCGGGCAGGACTTCGACGGCTCCGGCGGCGGTCAGTTCCTCCTGGGTGTGGATGCCGGAGGCGACGGCGAGGACGCTGGAGCCTGTGGTCAGAGCCGCCTCCACGTCACGAGGGGTATCCCCGACGAGGACGGTGGGGATGTCGGCCGCAACACCATGAAGCCGTTGAGCGCGCTCGCGGGCGACAGCGACCAGGTGGGGGCGGAGTTCGGCGTCCGCTCCGTAGGCGCCGACCGGTAGATCAAGCAAGGAGTCGAGCCCGAACGCGGCAAGCTTCACACGGGCGTTGGCGGAAATGTTGCCGGTGAGTACGGAGGAGATCCAACCGGTCTGAGCCGAGGGGGCTTTCAGGGCGTCGTGCACACCGGGCAGGGCGGTCCCACGCCTGCGTAGCTCCTCCAGGCGCGCCTCCCCTGCCTGGGCGAGCGCCGTCTCGACGAAGGGCCAGCCGGGTACGGGCAGCCCGTCACGGACGAACATGTCGCGCATGATCAGCCGATCCGTACGCCCCTCAGTACGCGCGGGCTCCGTGGGTTCGCGACCTGAGAGGCCACGAAAGGCAGCGGCGTAGATCTCCTTGCTGACCCCCGCGTTCTCGATGAGGGTGTGGTCGATGTCCCACAGGACGAAGAGCTCCATGCCGCCAGAGTAGGCAGTCCGCGAGGTTCCACTACAGCGGACTGCGTCCCAAAACGTCCTTGCGCGATCACGCGCCGTGCCGATTCGATGGCTGCTGTGAACAACCGACTGCGCACCGTGCTCGGCCAACGGGGCGTCTCGCCCGATGCACTCGCCGAGATCTGCGAGGTAGATCCCAAGACGGTCAGCCGATGGCTGGGCGGACGGATTCCCCATGCACGGCACCGCTTCCGCGTCGCGCGACACCTGCGCGTCGAAGAGACCTTTCTCTGGCCCGAGCCGTCCAAGCGCCCAGGCCGGCCGAAGGACGGGTTAGGCACCGAGCTGGTCGGCACCTACCAGAACCGAGCCAGCGTGCCCCGGGGGGTATGGCTCGCACTATTGCGAGAAGCGCGGCACGAGATCGGCGTCCTCGTCTTCTCCGGCACCTTCTTCGCCCAGTCCAACCCCCACGTCGCCAAGATGCTCTCCGAGCGCGCCGCCGACGGTGTGCGGGTTCGTCTGTGCTTCGGCGATCCCGGTGGACACGCAGTCGCCGTACGGGGCCGCGAGGAGGGAATCGGCGACACCCTCGCCGCCAAGATCCGCGCCTCACTGACGTACTACCGTCCGCTGCTGGGCGAGGCCGGGTGCGGCGTACGACTCCACGACACCACCCTCTACACGTCCATGTTCCGCTACGACGACAACTTGCTCGTCAACCCGCACATCTGGGGCCAACCGGCCAGCGCCAACCCCGTCCTGCACCTCAAGAGGGCAGTCGATACAGGGTGGTTCGACAACTACGCGGAAAGCTTCGACGCCGTCTGGGCCGCCGCGAGGCCATGGGCACCCGACCAGGAGAGGACCGCCGACCATGGGCAGGACTGAGTACTACAACGATCCCTCTGCTCCGAAGGCGAACACCCTCATCCCGGCCAGCAACCTGCTCGTCGCCGACGAGACGGGCGCCATCCTCCTCCAGCGGCGCCGCGACACCGGCCAGTGGGCTCTCCCTGGCGGAGCCCAGGACATCGGCGAGACCGCAGCCGAGTGCGCGGTGCGCGAGTGCTTGGAGGAGACCGGGATCATCGCGGAACTCACCGGGTTCCTCGGCGTCTACACCAACCCGAACCACATCGTCGCGTACACCGACGGCGAGATCCGCCAGCAGTACGAGAACACCTACATCGGCCGGCCCGTCGGCGGAGTGCCCATGATCAACGACGAGGCTGACGGCGTCCGCTTCGTCCAGCCGGCCGACCTCGACCAGTACGACATCCACCCGAGCATGCGCCAGCAGATCGGGGACTACCTCGCCGGCACCTACCCCTACCTCGGCTGAGCTGCCAGGGCGGCTTCCACTCGCTCCACGGAGGCAAAGATCTCCGGAGCCGCCCGGCGGATGAACCGCCCGACCACGCTGTCGTCCCCGTAGCGGCTGCGGATCTCTGCGACCCGGTCCTGCGCGGTGGTTCGGTCGCCGTCGGGCGTGGTCGTCATGTCGCAGTACACGAGGGCGTCCACCAGCAGTGGCTCCTCCAGCAAGGGGAACTCCGTCGCGAGCTCCTCGCGCAACCCGCGCTCCTCTGCCTCAAGGAGCGCAAACGAGTGGTTCCCGACCAACCGCACCAGCCGCTTGTCGGCCCTGTGCTCGTCACGGAGGAACCGGGCTCCGTCCAGGGGATGGAAGCCCGTCACCGCCAGGCGAGGCGCATACCCAATGTCATGCAGCGTGGCGGCGGCGACAAGCAGGCTGGCGTGTTGGTTGAGGATCTGACCTACTTCGGCGGCGCGGTTGGCCACTCCCTGCGTATGCGCCCACCTCCGTGGAAGTGTGCAGCTGAGTTCGGCCCTCGCGATGTGCGTCGCCCAGTCCTCGATGTGATCGCCCATGTCTGGCTCTCTGCCCAGGGCGCCGTCGGCCCAAGCCGCCGCACTCGATGACAACTGCACGCGGTAGCCGCCGCTCCCTCGCAGCGTCATCTTCATCTGGCTCGACGTATGACCGTAGGAGTAAGACCGTGTCCTATGTGGCGAGGTGGTCGTTGGGCTCGTCATGGGGAGGGGTACGTGGAGTTGGATTGTTCCGGACGGGTTGTGGGAGATCGCGAAGCCGCTGATCCCGCCGTCGAAGGTGCGGCCGCAGGTCGGTGGGACGCAGAACACGCCTGATGAGACGCTGTTCGCCGCGATCATCTATGTTCTGGTCAGCGGCTGCGCCTGGCGGGCCTTGCCGCCGTGTTTCGGCGTCTCCAAATCGACAGTCCATCGCCGGTTCTTGATCTGGTCGCGAGCCCCGTTGACCGGGGCAAGGCGGGTTGCACGATGCAC is drawn from Streptomyces diastaticus subsp. diastaticus and contains these coding sequences:
- a CDS encoding helix-turn-helix domain-containing protein, encoding MNNRLRTVLGQRGVSPDALAEICEVDPKTVSRWLGGRIPHARHRFRVARHLRVEETFLWPEPSKRPGRPKDGLGTELVGTYQNRASVPRGVWLALLREARHEIGVLVFSGTFFAQSNPHVAKMLSERAADGVRVRLCFGDPGGHAVAVRGREEGIGDTLAAKIRASLTYYRPLLGEAGCGVRLHDTTLYTSMFRYDDNLLVNPHIWGQPASANPVLHLKRAVDTGWFDNYAESFDAVWAAARPWAPDQERTADHGQD
- a CDS encoding radical SAM protein, translated to MIEEVTGIKKIRMLYLQLLYRCNFTCLHCFHGKRLQYADAFTVDEAAGLLTLMRDEYGTEAVTLLGGEPFVHRDLAQVVRHAKEELGLRVEICTNGYRIERRLTEIAPSLDLLRVSLEGVGSTNDGIRKQGSYKSALEALRLARDLGVPTGATMTVTSRNIAEVLPLGRALAQLGVRQLKLHHLRPVGNAADHPELLVTSPSAYGRLRDELASADLPLEVIVDEDLSEDGAPQVCAPSDGPREIDRIEVDPRGALTMSCKAVGKDAHAFWYEKAAGRIVHKPSSVDELTLAVPDVVYGRA
- a CDS encoding HAD family hydrolase, which gives rise to MELFVLWDIDHTLIENAGVSKEIYAAAFRGLSGREPTEPARTEGRTDRLIMRDMFVRDGLPVPGWPFVETALAQAGEARLEELRRRGTALPGVHDALKAPSAQTGWISSVLTGNISANARVKLAAFGLDSLLDLPVGAYGADAELRPHLVAVARERAQRLHGVAADIPTVLVGDTPRDVEAALTTGSSVLAVASGIHTQEELTAAGAVEVLPDLSDTKRVLGILESFAGH
- a CDS encoding alpha/beta hydrolase; amino-acid sequence: MENRRPHLAPLRSPRRVVTAVLAAAAVALVPACSAESTTADASGDTVLAALPKAVPEALAPFYGQRPAWRTCEGAGKEEFQCATLKAPLDYDDPAAGTLDLALSRKKATGPGSRLGSLLVNPGGPGGSAIGYLQSYAALGYPAPVRARYDMVAVDPRGVADSEPVTCLDGPAMDAHTATDTTPDTPAERRALVSAFQKYGKGCQADAGKTLGHVSTIESARDLDLARSALGDKKLTYVGASYGTFLGATYAGLYPHRVGRLVLDGAMDPTLDARRLNLEQTAGFDTAFTAFAEDCARRKDCPLGTGGPTSAGRNLTAFFDELDADPLPTGQGRALTESLATMGVVAALYDEAGWPQLRTALTSAVKDRDGNALLALSDLYHERDADGGYQNLMSANAAVNCLDLPPAFADPDEVEAALPEFRKASPVFGEGFAWSALNCAQWPTPATSGPHRIEASGAAPIVVVGTTRDPATPYRWAEGLASQLDSATLLTYDGDGHTAFGRGSDCVDTAINTYLLEGTPPDDGTRC
- a CDS encoding class I SAM-dependent methyltransferase, with amino-acid sequence MQTQSLWEHTLTFFPQFLATLRERVAPDATVAVVGASDGKFVLPLAAAGYRVVAIERDAVALHGGDVHLPGDSQAHALGLIDRLKLEELHDRVEVVEDDFLNGEPLGLQCDAVWTSCSWHYSANHHRPLGEFVDRMQRLVRPGGIFGAEFMMPVERRHHMIEHYTSPERLHPHFIGDWEVLLTLRTTEFTERAHVGQLHDHTHRMGLLLAARTSTLTDHF
- a CDS encoding NUDIX hydrolase, which codes for MGRTEYYNDPSAPKANTLIPASNLLVADETGAILLQRRRDTGQWALPGGAQDIGETAAECAVRECLEETGIIAELTGFLGVYTNPNHIVAYTDGEIRQQYENTYIGRPVGGVPMINDEADGVRFVQPADLDQYDIHPSMRQQIGDYLAGTYPYLG
- a CDS encoding DNA polymerase III subunit delta', translating into MAVWDDLVGQERVIGQLDAAARDADAYVTAAASGSPLPEASRMTHAWLFTGPPGAGRADAARAFAAALQCTSPDRALPGGAPGCGFCDGCHTSLIGTHADVDVVRTDLLSIGVKETRDLVRRSQMSPAGGRWQVIVLEDADRLTEGAGNVLLKAVEEPASRTVWLLCAPSLEDVLPTIRSRSRHLSLRTPPVEAVADILVRRDGVDPALAASVARATQGHIDRARRLATDERARLRRAAVLKLPLRVGDVGAGLRAAQELIDAASEDSKQAATETDEKETEALRAALGGQSGGRMPRGTAGAMKELEEKQKRRRTRSQRDSLDLALVDLTSFYRDVLTLQFGSSPQAVANVELRDALERIAEESTPAATLRRIEAIAACRDALDRNVAPLLAVEAMAMALRAG
- a CDS encoding HD domain-containing protein — its product is MGDHIEDWATHIARAELSCTLPRRWAHTQGVANRAAEVGQILNQHASLLVAAATLHDIGYAPRLAVTGFHPLDGARFLRDEHRADKRLVRLVGNHSFALLEAEERGLREELATEFPLLEEPLLVDALVYCDMTTTPDGDRTTAQDRVAEIRSRYGDDSVVGRFIRRAAPEIFASVERVEAALAAQPR
- a CDS encoding class IV adenylate cyclase, whose translation is MKHEYEAKFLAVDVAGLQNKLSALNAVQAFPRTLLTRKIFENDSLDGGAWIRLRDEGTRSTLTLKQVTDATTIDGTKEIETEVTDLHAMADILRRVGLTEVRYQENYREEWRLGEVAFDFDTWPDLPTFLEIEGPDEASVRQAAALLDLDYSEARFGSVDEIYKSESGRDILAEPTLLFSEAGKQKDASPTAQDR